The DNA window AACATGACTATGCTGCCTGATCGCGTCCTTAAACCATTCTATAGGAAATTCTATCACGGCCGATTCTTCGACTGGCATAGCATTCACACGATGGCTCCGACACACATCGAAAATCTCGCTTTCACACAGTGTCTGCCCCATGGTTAGTACATTGATCGTTTTCTCCTTACCATCAGGACTGGTTCTAAACAGGCGAATCATACCGCTGATGATGATATAAAAATGCGTCACCGGTTCACCATGTGCAAATAACATGTCTCCGCGGGCACATTGTCGCACATACCCACCGCTCAGTAACGTCTCTTTATCCTGTTCAGGAACACCAGAAAACAATGGAATCATCCTGACAACATCAGCAGAAATTGTCAGAGGCATACACTCTCACTAAAACTAAATCCAACCCTAAGCTTAATTGCAAATAGCTTAATGTTCGATGAATGAAATCTTTTATTTCCTAAGAAGTTTAGTCACAGAATTCTAGATGCCAATAAAGAACCATTAGGCAAAAGAGCACCTATCGTCTTGTTTTCGTCGGCTACTGAGATTTGAAATTTCAGATCATTATAAATCAATATGTTATTGATTGAGAAAATTCGATTTGGGTGTCCAGAGGAAATTTTGTATGTTCCTTTGATGTACATGCGATCCTAGAAGAACAAGAGCGGTAGCCTTAGTATCCCCAGCCAAGCTGTTTCACGATCTCAGAGATTCAAACCATCCGATCGACAACACCGCAAAGATGATAAACAAAAAGATGGTAACTCATCTCCACGGATCTAGACTAACGCACAGATACAGTATTAATACTAGGGTCGATCCTCATGCCATACTTGACTTGGAATGAGGAAAGACCCATAAGACGTTATTTGCCCCATACCTGTTTAAAGGCTCGGGAGTGTTTAAATAACTGTGTCACTTGATAGCAAGTTAAGCAAAAAGCTGTTATGCATCGTGTAGTGAGCGTAGCGAACGTAACGATGCATAACAGCGACTAAACCTAACTTTTATTAAAGGACACCTCTATGTCAAGGATATCAAATTATTGATCTTCATTACGGATAACATCGTTGGAATCAAATTTGACACCTTCTTCAACCATGGTAACCCTGAAACCATTTTGCTGTAAGTATCGAATTAAACCTTGGACATAATAAGGATCCTTGTTATCAAAATATTCATTAGGAACTCCCCTCATGGTTCTTCCCTTAACTTCTGGGATTGGTCTTACACCACTCCATAAATACAAAGTGAGACCCTTATCCCTATTTGTTCGTCTAACAAAAGAATATAGTAGCCATTTGCAGGGATTGTCCAACGGAAATGAATCTATGTGATTATTCTTGTCAATAACAATGTAACCACAATCTAGAGGTAATTGAGGATTATCAATTTCAAAATTTTCTTTTCCAGCGATGTCACTTTTTAAATATAACAAGTATTCATTTGAAAGAGTTTTATTCACGGTTGAATTATTTAAATCGTCAACGTCCCTTAAAATTACTTTCTTAATTAGGCCTAATAATTTCTTTGTATAATTTTCTTGATGTGTCAACGGCCTTCCTGGAATAGGGTATCCCAAATAAATGACCGAGATTCTTACTGGATGTATTAGATCTCTTTCTTCATTTTTCCACCACGTATCTTCTTTTATACCAGAAGAATAAGAGGATTGAATATCAATAAATGTTATAATTGCACATAACAGAAGATTAATAGTTATTTTCATTAGTATCCTCCATCTGCTAAAAGTTTGTCGTATACATTATATAACTATGCAAATAAATCATCATATTCCAAATATGAAATAATGATCTCTACATCAGCCAATGCGTTAATATCAATATATATATGCCGGGGCTCGCCAGCATATACGACTTGCTTGAAACATTCGGAAATTTTCTTACATTCATCTTCGGTTAGTAATAAATTACTATTATTTAAGGAACCTATATCACAAATTCCCGTGATATTCTTATCATTTAAAAATACTCCTTTTTTGTTAATAAAAAAATTAGAAGCATTTAAAAATCCTTCTTTCGTGCTTACTATAAGTAGATAGGGATGATTTTCTTTAAAATTTTCTATGTACTTTATTTTTAACATAGTCAAGCTACTATTTTCTGGTTGGCAAATTACCTATTGGAACATTTTGCCAAGCCTGATTTAAACCAGAGGGCTTATAGTCCCAATGCGGATTATGATATTTATCTCCAGGGAAGCATCTCCATTCCCCTCCGTTTTGATCATACAGACTTTTTTCTCCTCTTGATAGTGGTTTCGCTCTTGAAGGATCTCCTTCTATAAATTCTCCCGATATTGGAGGAATTGGCCAGGTTTGCGTATCATTAAGTTTTACAGTATTTCTCCAATCATCGGGTAACTGACTCGTAAACACATCAATCCCATCAACATCCGGTATCTCAAACCCAGGTAATGTATTATCATACCCAGGGAAACTTAATCCAGGATCTTTCGGAAGGGTGCTGCCGTCATGAGAGCTGTAACCCTCTAAATCGATACCGTTATTGCCGCTTGTTCCCATCATTGGATTGTTGGGATCGAGGCCACTCAGGGTATTTGTTATATACGCATTCGTTAAAAATTGAGCTAAACTGGCAGCGCTTGTTTGAATCTTTAATTCCAGCTGTTGTGCGCTTAAGAAAAGTCCATCACCTTCACCCAGTAAAAAACCATCGGTACCGGCTGCTCCGCCTCCGGCTAATCCCGCTACCCCAAAAACCGATACGGTTATTCCTGCTAATGCTAGTGCTTTGAAGCTTGCATCCTGATTGGCCACACGACAGGTAGGATCGGCATTGCAGACATTGTCGAATGCGATCAATCCCTCATCTGCATAAAGTGATCCGATACTCGGTGTTTTAAGTGTTTCCTGATAAAGTTTATTCGCAAAGTCTTGATCACTTTTACTGATAACAATCGTGCCGCTCTTCAACTCAATATGGCACATACTGGCGGCATATGCGTCTGCCACAAAGAGGCTTCGGATATTAAAACTAACCTCGTCACATCCAGTAAGCTGTTCAGGTGTGATTTCACCATCTTTAAAGCTTCCATCACGGCTTTAACATTGTCTTTGCTGTTTGCATTTAACATGTTTTGATCCACAGCCTGATCAATCGCTTGGTCAAACACAGCAGATAGTTTGTCACTTAGTGATGCCGCAGCATCACCTATAAACGTGACGGCTATGGTTAATGTTTTTCCATCAATCGGTATCTCAATATCGAGGGAATTATGTTCATCTTTAACAATTTCCTGAACCTTATTTACATCACGATTTAAATCGTTAAGTTCATCAGTGGTTGCTGGTTCGCCATTAATCGTAATGGTTCCTTCACCAACCGTGGCATGGGTTATACCAATTGTCTTATCATCATCAATACGTACAGAAGAGGTTAATGACGAAGGTAGAGACGTGTTGGTGCCCGCTACCGGTTTTGCCGGTGTGCCAGTGCCACCATTATTGCCGCCAAAGCTCCAACCTGCAGCAAGGCCAGCACCACTATAATGCCATACATCTGAAGAAAGTTTACCGATTATACCGAGAAGAAAACTTATCCGTTAAACGTCGCAAGGGCAGGAAACGCGCATTGGGACGCCGTGTTCCCTTGCCATGCTCTCGCCGATTGCACGAAATATGGTCACTTGATTTTATGAGTGATGCTTTAGTGGATGATCGAAGATTCCGTATCCTTTGGATTATGGATTACTATAGCCGCCAATGCCTTAATCAATGTTTAAACATCGCGCTTGTGTATTCTGATGTTATTCTTTTCAAGGATTCAGATGTTGCATTATAATTATTTTCATTCATTTGGATAATAATTTGATTTATATGTTCACTAAGTTGAATTGAAAGTATATCAATATTTTTGCTAACTAGTTCTTGAGGCGAGATCAATTTAATAAAATAAAAAAACGAGAACCACTCATCAGTTCTATTCTTATTTATATCCATAAAATATTCTCCTCTTTCACGGATAATCCGAATAGTTATATCCTGATTCTTATATTCTACATATGCGTTTCCAAAATCAGTTTCATCATATCTCACTTCATCAATTTTAAATCCATAATTCAATATAAGAAAATTAAAGTTCCTTTTTATATCTTCAATCAACGAATTAAACATTATTTCTTCTCCATTGACCGTCCACCTGCTGATATTTTTGAGGTGCTCCCAATTGTTGTACCAGTTAGAAGTAGGGTCTTGAGTTCTTTATAACTGCTTTTGGTTTCGCGATCAACACCGCATTGGGCATGCCCAATGCGGTGTTGATCGCGGCGAATTGTGCGGGTGTCTGGTAACCCAGGCTGGAATGGGGGCGCACATGGTTATAATCCTGCCTCCATTCTTCAATCATTACCCGTGCCTCCCGCAAACTCGTGAACCAATGTTCATTTAAACATTCATCTCTGATCCTCCCATTTAAACTTTCTGTAAAACCATTCTCTGAAGGCTTTCCAGGACGGATATAGTGCCATTTGATCCCATGATGCTCTGCCCACATTAACACCGCTTTACTTGTCAATTCCGTACCATTATCACTGATGATTGTCCCGGGCTTCCCATACCGCTTTATCAGAACGTCAAGTTCACGTACAACCCGGTGACCACCAATCGACAGGTCTGCAACGAGGTTAAGGCATTGGCGGCTATAGTGATCCATAATCCCAAGGATACGGAATCTTCTGCCATCTGCTAAAGCATCACTCATAAAATCAAGTGACCACACTTCGTGCAATCGGCGAGAGCATGGCAAGGGAACGCGGCTTCCCAATGCGCGTTTCCTGCCCTTGCGACGTTTAACAGATAAATCTTCTTCTCGGTATAATCGGTAAACTTTCTTCAAATTGATAACATAACCTTATCGTTTCAATAAAATAGCCAAACGACGGTAACCAAAACGGCAACGCTCGTGCGCAAGTTTCTTTAGGACGGCAAGCAGCTCACTATCATCATGCTTCCACTTATGACGGTGGGTGCTGCGAGCAAATCCTAATAGCCTGCAAACGCGACGCTCTGATAAACCTTTCGTTTGGCAGATATCTTCTACCAACAAACGCCGAGATGCAGGCTTTACCACTTTTTTGACAGGGCTTCCTTCAATATCGCTTTGTCTAATTCAGCCTCAGCTAAAGCTTCTTCAAACGACGGTTCTCTTCATCAAGCGCCTTCAATCTGCTTGCTTCCGATACACCAAGCCCACCGTACTTCGATTTCCATTTATAAAATGTTGCTGAACTTATCCCATATTTCCGGCATAAATCTCCTGTTCCAGTACCGCTTTCATGCTCGTGAAGTATGCGAATGATTTGATCTTCCGTGTAACGCTTTTTCATAGTCTGCTCCTTTTAGGTTAAAGTTAACAGACTCTACTTTTTTGTGGACCAATTTTTGGGGAGCACGTCAAAGGATCTAACCATGCGTTAACTGCTGCCTTGACACTACCTTGCACTTGGTACGCCGTTGACTCAATAGGCTGTTTTTCGTAATCAGCTAGGCTTTTTTCATCACCTGAATTAGGCTCTTTTAACAGCTTGATATAATTAGTACCATCTTGTGATAACTTAAAAGGCTGATTGAGATTCAAAAGAAGTGTTATTATTCCTTGAAATCTTTAGGATTAAAATCAACATTCTCCTCTACGCCTGTTATTTCAAAATCTCTATCTTTTAAATATCCAATAACACCATGTGCAAAATAAGGATCTTTAGATTCGAATGTTTGGCCAGCATAATGGCTATGTTGATCAAGTCCTTCTCTTGGTATAAGTTTCCCGTTCTGGTCATAGGTTGACAATGGAAAATGACGACTAACCGAACCGGATCGATTGATAAGACTTATGTCACTGTATAACAGCCATTCAGCGGGTCCCTTCTTAAGAAAAGGCCAAATAAAACCATCTTTATCGATGATAAGATAACCACAATCCAATGGACCATCCATTTCCCAATTTTCGTATCCTTCATTCCCGCTATCAGGACGCATCAAATATTCATAATATCCCCCTCTAAATCCCTTATAAGTTCCTAGAATTTGGTCTTTTGAATCTGTCTTCTTTAGGTTCATTAACCTCTGTTTATCTTTAAGTAAATAACTTCTTGGTTGTTTCAATTCTTCTTTTAAGTAATCATCGCTATTTTTTCCAGGTATTCCATATATAAGATTACCCCAATATCTAATCCCAATTTTTACTGGATAAATATAGCTTGTTTGTTTTTCCACAAAATAAGAATATCTTTCCTCAGAAAAAGAGTTTCTGCATATGCATATAACAAATATTATAACAAGAGAATTAATGATTTTTATAAATTTATTCATTTGTTATTTAGCTCCATTTATTTAAGGCTTCAACCATGCGCTAACTGCTTTTTTTACATCAGACTGTACTTTATACGCCGTTGACTCAATAGGCTGTTTTTCGTAATCAGCTTTGCTTTTTTCATACTCATCTTTGCTTATTTCATCACCTGAATTAGGCTCTTTTAACAGCTTGATATAATTATGACTATCTTGATTAATTCCAAAAATAACGGCCTGCAGCATCGCATCAGAATTCAAGGAAGAATCATCAATGGATGAATACGGAGAGGCATTGCTGCAAAATAATCCCAAAGACGTACAGGCAATGTTTGTTTTGGTATAACCATAATCACTACTCAAAAGACTCACCTCTGCATTATGTTGATAAGCGTGTGTTGTTTCATGCGATATCATTGAAACAAATGTAGAGAAATCTGGATTTTTCAACAAAAAATCTCGATCAATTGTTACTGTATCATCAAGATAATTCATATCCCCTTCATTATTTTTTTCTGATATCACTATTTTACCGATGGCAGGCATCCCTAATATGGATGCCATATCGTTTGAAACGAGCCTTGCCAACTCTATTATATCATCATCGGATAAATTTTTAAAATTCTGTGAACTATTAATAAATGTCTGATTGTTTTTCAAATTATCCACAAGCCGCTCGGAAAGATCGGGGATTTTTTTTCCTTGTGCATCATAAAACCCACTGATCTGATTATCCGAAAAAGTACCGATTACTGCTAGCCGTAACGCTACAGCTTTGGGGTCATTATTACCATAATCTTTTAATGCAAGGTAAAGTGCCAAGCGATCTGTAAGACCCATACCATTAATCTGGTCATTTATTTCTTTGCTCACTCCTGTTTCGCTCACACCATTTTGCATCAAATCGTTCGTAAGTGCTTTAGCTTCCTTTAAATCCTTCTCACTAATCGCTGCCCCTGCAAGTGCTTGAATCAAAGCTTCCTGTTTCTTTTCAGGTGTTAATCCAGAATCGGCCAGTATTTTAGCAATCTCTGCTTTGGTCGCGCCAGCTTTAATTTTAGCCGCAATATCATTCACCATATCTGTAATATCTTTAAACCCACTCAGCGGGATTTCTATATCTAGATGATCATGCTCATCCACCAGGATTTCCTGAACCTTGTTTACATCGCGGTTAACGCCATTCAGTTGGTCATCGGTTGCCGCCTGGCCTGCTATGGTGATGGTTCCTGCACCGATGGTGGCGTGGGTGACGCCGATTTTGGTGTCATCTTCGATCTTTAAGGATGGGGTATAGGATGAGGATAAGTTAGAACCTGATCCAAAGACCGGTTGTCCTGGAGGGCCGCCAAAGCCAACGGCCATTCCAGCGCCTTCATAATGCCAAATATCTTCATCGGTTAAATCGCTCACTTCCAGTGAGCCTGTGTTTAAGGTGAGGTTGCCGCCGTCTATGTAAGTGCCGTCTTCTTGTGGAGTTGCTTGCGCGATCATAGCACCTGTTAGGGTTGTTTTACCGGTGACATCAATATCAACTGAGTTCGTGCCAATAATCGATGTGACATTATCCGTCCACTTCCTGTGCCCATCACCGCTGCCGCTATAAGCATTCGCACCAAATGTTGGTGATAGACCATTAACACCATAACTAATACCCACACTCATGCCGCCGCTATGTTCGCTTTTACTGGTTTCCTGGGTGTTTTGTACTGATTCTACGGTGAGGTCGCCGCCTACATCCATATTCACATTCTGTGCCAGAATATTCGCTCCCTTTACAGTCGTGTCCTTACCGCTATGGCTAATAAAATCATGTCCGGCGGTAATTTGCGTCTGCGTAAAATTGCTGCCGCTAGTTTCATATTTAGAGGAGCTGCTGGAGATGCCGAGGCTGACAGAAATGCTAGGCAGTAATTGTGATGGGTCAGTAAAGCCTTTGCTGGCGTTATACATCGATGCAAATTGCGAAGCTCCCTTATAGGCATCCGCCGCCGTTTGAATTCCTGCATAGCTGCCAGAACCTTTATCGCCTAATCCTTTTACAGAATCAATCAAGCCGGTAAATCCTTCCTGAATAGCAACGGTTACGCCGATGCTAGTCATCTTATGCGATTCGGCGTAGCTGTTATCAGCATCCAGTGCCAACAGGTTAATGTTATTATCGCTGTTGAGGATAACATCATGGCCAGCATTCACGACGCTAGAGAGAATGTTGATATCATCACTGGCATCCATCGTAATGTCATGGCCGGCTACCATCATCGAGGGTAAGGTTTCCTGGTAGCTGTTGATCCTGTCTTTGGTTTGTTGGTAGCTCACCCCAAAACTCATGCCAGAAAGTCCACCGGTGAAACCGCTGTCCTTTTTATACACGTAGCTGGATTCATAACCTTTACCAGCTTCTATGGTAATGCCGCCCGTTTCATTGTTATCCGCATCGGCTAGTAAATGGATATCGTTACCTGCTTCTGCGTAAGAGGCGGTAACGTTGATATTATCATTGGCATTGATGTTAATGTTATTTCCTGCCGTTAACGTAGAACCTCGCAAGCTTTCCTGATCCTGTTTGACCTCCTTCTTGCTAGAACTCATAAAGCCTTTGCTGCTGCTGGTTTCGTGGTAATGGTAGCTTTCGGTTTCGGCACCGATGGTGACATTCTGTGCGGTTAAATTAATATCACCAGCACTTTGCGCATCGCTGCCTTTGATGGTGATGTCGTTGGCGGCATTTAACACCAGCTGCTGGCCGCTTAATAAGGAGCCAATTTGCAAGGTGCTGTCGCTGGTGTAATGGCTGTGGCGATAGGACGCATCGGTGTGGTTGTTTAAGGCCTGGCTGTCGATGATGATGTTGCCGTTGGTCGACGTTAAGCTGCCGGTTCCACCGGCATCCAGCACACCGCCGTTAAAATTGATATCGCCGCTGGTGGTGAGGTTTACGTTGTTTCCTGCGGCAAGGGTTCCTTGATGTTGCAGTGTTTCAAAAGTGCTTTTGCCATAACTGCTTGATCCTACGGATGCGCTGTTGCTGATTGTGTCTGCGGTGATATCTAGATTATTACCCGCTTTGATTAATCCACCTTGGTTTGAAACGGTGCTTGAGTTGATGGTTAGATTATGCTGAGCTTGTAGACCACCTTGGTTGGTGATGCTGTTGCCTGTTAAGGCAATATCATGGCCGTTTAATGTTGCGCCGGTGTTTTGTGCAATGTCTTTTAATTGGGCATCGCTACTGGCTAGATATACAGTAGGCACTAACACTTGTTTACCGTTAATGGTTTGCTGCACCAGCCACAATATCTTTGGTTAAAAGCGATTGCTGTGAATCGGTTAAGGCAATACCAACCGATAAATTTAAACTACCCATTTGCTCTTTGGCATTATCATAAAGCTGGGTGATTTGTGCGTTAGCATCGGTAATACCAGGGGTAATAAAACGTGTGCCTAGTTTTTTAAGCAAGGCATCTTCAATTAATTGCGTTTCGTAAAAGGATCGCCTAATAATAAGATGGTGTGGTCAAGCTGATAACCGAGT is part of the Alphaproteobacteria bacterium genome and encodes:
- a CDS encoding hemagglutinin repeat-containing protein, with the translated sequence MQQTINGKQVLVPTVYLASSDAQLKDIAQNTGATLNGHDIALTGNSITNQGGLQAQHNLTINSSTVSNQGGLIKAGNNLDITADTISNSASVGSSSYGKSTFETLQHQGTLAAGNNVNLTTSGDINFNGGVLDAGGTGSLTSTNGNIIIDSQALNNHTDASYRHSHYTSDSTLQIGSLLSGQQLVLNAANDITIKGSDAQSAGDINLTAQNVTIGAETESYHYHETSSSKGFMSSSKKEVKQDQESLRGSTLTAGNNININANDNINVTASYAEAGNDIHLLADADNNETGGITIEAGKGYESSYVYKKDSGFTGGLSGMSFGVSYQQTKDRINSYQETLPSMMVAGHDITMDASDDINILSSVVNAGHDVILNSDNNINLLALDADNSYAESHKMTSIGVTVAIQEGFTGLIDSVKGLGDKGSGSYAGIQTAADAYKGASQFASMYNASKGFTDPSQLLPSISVSLGISSSSSKYETSGSNFTQTQITAGHDFISHSGKDTTVKGANILAQNVNMDVGGDLTVESVQNTQETSKSEHSGGMSVGISYGVNGLSPTFGANAYSGSGDGHRKWTDNVTSIIGTNSVDIDVTGKTTLTGAMIAQATPQEDGTYIDGGNLTLNTGSLEVSDLTDEDIWHYEGAGMAVGFGGPPGQPVFGSGSNLSSSYTPSLKIEDDTKIGVTHATIGAGTITIAGQAATDDQLNGVNRDVNKVQEILVDEHDHLDIEIPLSGFKDITDMVNDIAAKIKAGATKAEIAKILADSGLTPEKKQEALIQALAGAAISEKDLKEAKALTNDLMQNGVSETGVSKEINDQINGMGLTDRLALYLALKDYGNNDPKAVALRLAVIGTFSDNQISGFYDAQGKKIPDLSERLVDNLKNNQTFINSSQNFKNLSDDDIIELARLVSNDMASILGMPAIGKIVISEKNNEGDMNYLDDTVTIDRDFLLKNPDFSTFVSMISHETTHAYQHNAEVSLLSSDYGYTKTNIACTSLGLFCSNASPYSSIDDSSLNSDAMLQAVIFGINQDSHNYIKLLKEPNSGDEISKDEYEKSKADYEKQPIESTAYKVQSDVKKAVSAWLKP